From the Mastacembelus armatus chromosome 14, fMasArm1.2, whole genome shotgun sequence genome, one window contains:
- the ovca2 gene encoding esterase OVCA2, giving the protein MAPLRVLCVHGYRQNRVSFREKTGALRKLLKKQVELVYLSAPHRVQPASSEEVPEKQNGSGPESGGDEDPRGWWFSDIQARSFNAQQQCEQSLGLDESMSVVREAVKIQGPFDGIMGFSQGAALVAMLCFLQEQKLEPEFNFRFAILVAGFRSSCEEHQRFYNAPLQIHSLHVFGLEDRVIPDSMSRELIPSFQDPQVLIHPGGHFVPAASMHRHIYQEFLKRFQ; this is encoded by the exons ATGGCCCCTCTCCGGGTCCTGTGCGTTCACGGTTACCGTCAGAACCGCGTCTCGTTCCGGGAGAAGACGGGAGCTCTGCGGAAGCTGTTGAAGAAACAGGTGGAGCTGGTTTATCTGAGTGCACCGCACAGAGTCCAGCCGGCCAGCAGTGAAG AAGTTCCAGAGAAGCAGAATGGTTCAGGTCCTGAATCTGGAGGTGACGAGGACCCCAGGGGTTGGTGGTTTTCTGACATCCAGGCTCGAAGTTTCAATGCTCAGCAGCAATGTGAGCAGAGCCTTGGGCTCGATGAGAGCATGTCGGTTGTGAGAGAAGCTGTGAAGATCCAAGGTCCGTTTGACGGCATCATGGGCTTTAGTCAGGGAGCCGCTTTGGTGGCCATGCTGTGCTTTCTTCAGGAGCAAAAACTGGAGCCTGAGTTTAACTTTCGTTTTGCCATCCTGGTTGCTGGTTTTCGCAGCTCATGTGAGGAACATCAAAGATTCTACAACGCTCCCCTCCAGATCCACtccctgcatgtgtttggactggaGGACAGAGTCATCCCTGACAGCATGAGCAGAGAGCTCATCCCATCCTTCCAAGACCCTCAGGTCCTGATACATCCTGGTGGCCATTTTGTTCCTGCTGCATCGATGCACAGACATATCTACCAGGAATTTCTCAAGAGATTTCAGTGA